DNA from Spirochaeta lutea:
GTCGTTTTGAAACGCAGCACCCCGTCACCACCGGCGGGGTGTTTCATTTTGCGCCACTCTTGGGGCTTCTATCGGTCCCCTGTGGCGCACTATGGCCCCCATGAATGGTGATTGATATCTCTCGCCCGCGCAATGGAGGCGGTTCATGGAAGCCGGATTCGGTATGGTTTGCTATTCAGTAACTAATTATAATGTAATAAGATACAAAAATCCCTCTCTACGCTGTTTATGGTTTTTAGGAACCTTCCGATCTGCGCCTCTTCAGTTGGCACGCTTCTTGCAAATTTATTAACGGGATGGTTGGCATTGGAACCAGCCGAAACCCGTTCTGAGTTTCAGAACTACCAGATTACTGCCTCGATGTAAGGAGGGTATCTATGAACCTTGTACGACGAACCAAAGACCCCTGGAATCCCGCCAGAGACTTCCAGGAACTACAGGAACAGATCAATAGTCTGTTTGATTTCGGCTATCCGGAGATGTCCGGCTTGTTCGACCGGCATCTGAGTCCTCCAGTGGACATCCTAGAGGAGGATGAGGGGTTCCTCGTAACCGTGGATGTTCCCGGGGTTGATAAAGAGGATCTTGATATTGCCATTACCCGGAACATTCTGACGGTCAAGGGAATAAAACACGCGGAATCAAAGCAGAAGAACCGAAAGAGCTACCGGAGCGAGAGCTGGAGCGGAAGCTTCCAGCGTACCCTGAGTCTTCCTGAATCAGTGGACCCGGATAAGGTTGAAGCCCAGCTGAAGAACGGGGTGTTGTCCATCCGGGTAGCGAAACGGGAGGAGCTAAAACCCCGGCAGATCGCCATCCAGGTACGGTAGATAGAGAGCTGTCCGGGGGGCATTGCGACCCCCGGTCATCCAATCTAGTGGAAGGAGGATACACTATGGCCAACAAGATTGTTAAACAGGACACCAGCCCGAAGGATGCTCGTACAGATACATCCCGACGGATGATTAATCCCCTGGCTGATATCTGTGAGGAAGAGGGGAGTGTATTGGTCCGGCTTGAGATGCCGGGCGTCGAAAAGGCTGATCTCGATATTCAGGTGGAGGGAAGCCAGCTGCGGATTCAGGCTGAAAAGCCCCAGGACGAGCGACCCCAGGGGCGCTATGTTCTACGCGAACGTCCCGTTGGAAGGTATAGCAAAACCTACACCTTGGATGAAACCATCGATCCGGAGAAGATTACTGCCTCCATGAGCAGAGGGGTGCTTACTCTGGAGCTGGGTATGAAAGAAGCGGTTAAGCCCCGGAAAATCCAGATTTCTTAGGGTCGGCCCCGGGATGGTTCCGTACCACTTCCCAGCAGAACTGAAAAAGGTTCCGGTGTTCCCGGAACCTTTTTTGGTGCACAAAAAAAATGCCTAGTGCGCAAAAGGTTGTAACATTGTACCCTGGCGACACTACCACATACGTGAACGTATGGATTACTCTGCTATATCGGTGTCGTTTACAGCCTTTTGCACACTACAAAAAACCGTAGAGGTTCTTTCAAAGCGGGATTTAAACGAACCGTGCACCGGACAACCTCCGGGGGTGCACGAGGCTAACTCCGGACCGGCTCCGGATCGACACCAGGCTCACTCCGGACTAACTCCGGGTAGAGCCGCCGATCCCGAAGGATCGTCCCGGCTTCATACGAGGTTTTCTCACTTACTCTGATCTTCCAAAACCCGGAGAATCTCCGGCAACACCTGTTTTTTTCGGGAGAGAATCTGGGGTAAAAAGAAGATACCTTCGTCCAACCGCTGGTATAGTAACCCGCCCTCTAGTTGATCAGGCCCCTGGCTCACCAGATAGCTATCCTGTTTCATAACATCGGTAATTAGCAACATCGTCCAGTCCAGATGTTTTTCCTTGGCCACGGATGCGAGAGCTTCCTGAAAGCCCGAAACAAGCTCCTGTACCCCTTCGAGACTGATTACCTCTACCTGGCCGATTCCCACGGATTTTCCAAACTGTGAATAGGTCTTGAAATCCGCCAGGACAACCTCCCGGGGGTCGCGTTCTTCCAAGGCCTTTAATTGGCTGAACATCTCCTTGGCGTATTCATCGGGATTTAAACCGGTCACTGCTGCAAGCTCCTGGAGGGCTGTCGCATCTTCGGAAGTGGCGGTAGGGCTCTTCATATTAACCGTATCGCTGATGATACCCGAAAAGAGGAGTAGGGCGATGTGGGGCGGCATGTAGATGCCGTGCATCTTGAAGTGTTGAAATACAATGGTAGAACTGGACCCAACTGGTTTGCTGGCGATATAAATAGGCATCAGGGTTTTTTCCGCCCCGAAGCGGTGATGGTCAATAATCTCAACAATCCGTGCTTCATCAGCCCCCGTTATGCTTTGGTGGATTTCGTTGTGATCCACCATAATAAGGTCCTTCACCGGTTTTTCAATGAAGGAACGCCGGGTGACAATGCCGATAAAACGGTCACCCTCGAATACCGGCAAACCCCGATGTTCCGAGTCCATAAGAAGATGCTTTGCCTCCTCGAAACCCATATCCTGTTGGACCTTGGGAAGGGATTTATTGGCTATGGTGTACACCGGTACGCTCATCCGCAGTAGCCGTATTGACTCGGCCGTATCGGCATTGGACAAGAAAACGGTACCCGGATACGCCGAGATGTCCACCGAGAGTTGATCCGGATCATCCAGTCCGGTAATCACGATGGCGGGCAGTTCATTTTCGATGGCATGTTGGAGGATTTTCTGCCGGTTGCCCACCACCAGAATGGGTTTGGTCATGAGATCGTTCATTCGTGTAAGATACACGTCGAAGGGCATGGCCCCGGTCATAATCGGTGCCTTAAAACTATGTTCGGCCCCGCGCTTGAGAAACACCCCGGGAATTACATGGGGAATGTTGTCCACCAAGAACTCGTGCATGGGCCGACCCATACTTGACTGGCTCACCAGGTAGCTTGAGACCTCGTTTACCGAAATAGAGCCAACATAATCCTCGTCCTTTAATATGGGCAGTAAACTGATGTTTTCCTGGTAGAAGATCCGTGCCGCCTCGAGAATGGGGCTTTCCGGTTTCAGGGCCATATACTCGGTTTTAACCACATCCCCCACGGTGGCGTATAGATTTTTATACAGCTCAGGAGGAGCAATGTTGGCTTTCTTAAATGCCGCCTTGGTTTGATCATTCAAGGCTCCGCAACGGATCGGAATAAAGGTTCTTGAATTGTCCAACTTTGCCTTTAGGTAGGCATAACTATAGGAAGCCACGGTGCAATCCATATCGGGATTGATGTGGCCGGTTACGTACACAGGTTGTTTCATTGGGCCATAGTACCCTGAAAACCCCGGGATCGAAAAGATGGAAATGCATTCCTGCCCGGAACCGGAATCACCTACCCACAGCCTTGGCATGGTTGAACGGGGTTGAATGGCCCCCCTCGGAAGGTGGCAGTGTCCCGGACATTCAAATCACCCTATCCAGAAAAATCTTGACGGATCGCCGGGCACGCCGTACAATTTTAAACCGTAGTCCGGGGGATGGGTTTGTAAACCGGTTTAGGGTGATTCGATCGCCTTAACCAGCAAAACCATGTGGGCTACCCAGGGGGTACATTACTAGGGGGCAACTCATCAAATCTACCGCCCGGCCGGCCCGGGGAGTAGGTTTGATTTCCATTCTAGAATTACCCCACATCTACAAGGGGGTTTCAATGAAATCAAAACTGAGATTTGTGATAGGACTGTTAGCCGTCCTATTTCTCGCTGTTTCCTGTGCATCCGCACCGGGTACTGTTGACGGTGCCCAGGCTGCCGGGGAAGTCCAGGCTGCAGCAGCCATACCAGAGAATACCGTCCGGGTGCACTACCAGCGGACCGACGGGAACTATGAGAACTATGTTCTCTGGATCTGGAACGATACAACCTGGGAAAGTGACGGCGGCTGGCCCAACGGGTTAGAAAAGGCCGGGGTTGACAGCTACGGAGCCTACTACGATGTTCCGGTAAAATCCGATGCCATGAAGCTGGGTATGGTTGTAGTAGAAAAGACCCTGGGGGATGCCGGAAAAGACGGTGGCGATAAGATAATCGACTTCAATTTCCCGGCGGTTCGCGAGCTTTGGCTCGTGGAGGGTTCGGATGAGGTCATGCTCACCAAACCCGTTCAAATCCCTGAAAATACCCTACGGGTACACTACACTCGGGATGACGGTAACTACGAAAACTATGTCCTGTGGATCTGGAACGATACTACCTGGGAGAGTGCCGACGGCTGGCCTGAGGGACTGCCCAAAACAGGAATTGACGAATTCGGGGCATACTACGATATTCCTCTGAAAGAAGGGGCGAGTCAGGTTGGATTTCTGGCGGTGGACCGCACCCTGGGGGATTCCGGGAAGGATGGCGGCGACAAGAGCTTTGCCATGCTCGACCAGTATAACCGTGTTTGGATCCGGCAGGGTGATGATGAGGTATATGTGACTCCAAGCTATGCAAAACCCGTTGGAATTGTATCGGCCACCGTGGCCAGCAACTCCTCCATCAAGGCTACATTTATTTCCACCCAGGGCTTGAAGGCCGACGACCTAGTCCAGGATTTGGCGATTGAACAGGCCGACGGAACAATGGTAATTCCGTCTGGAGTGGAGGTAAAGGCTGATGGAAAAACGATAGAAATTTCTCTCCCCATAGATATAGACCTAGCACCCTACACCGTTACCTACGATGAAAAGACGGTTACTGCCACCGTGGGTTGGCAGTACGTAGACGGCGAATACGCCTATGACGGGGAGCTGGGTCCCTTCCTCCAAAACGATGGTTCCGCCCTACTGAAAATGTGGTCTCCCATGGTAGCCCGGGTCTCGGTTGTTCTCTACGATAAGGACGATCAGGACAGGGTTATCCGTGATGATATTCCCATGACAAAGGGAGATGACGGTGTATGGTCCGTGGTCCTTGATTCCGGCAATACCGGTGTTTCAAACCTTCGGGGCTACTACTATCACTACAAGGTAGACGCCTCCGGGGACGGGAATACTCGGTTAGCCCTAGATCCCTATGCAAAGTCCATGGCACCCTTCAATAATGCTATTTACGAGATTGGCAAAGGCGCCATCACTGCCGATGTGGCAGCTATCGGACCTCGATTAGAGTACGCGTCCATCCCCGGGTTCACCAAGGAGGAAGACGCCATTATCTGGGAGGCCCATGTCCGGGATCTTACCGTAGACCCCTCCATTGAAGGGGAGTTATCCGCACCCTTCGGCACCTTCCAGGCCATCATTGACCGCCTGGAATATATTCAGTCCCTGGGAGTAACTCATATTCAGCTCTTGCCGGTAATGAGTTATAAGTGGGGAGATGACTACGCCACCCGGCAGCGCGAAATGGAATACTCCGCCAAGGATAATAACTATAACTGGGGCTACGACCCCCATAGTTACTTCTCCCTCAGCGGTATGTACTCAGAAAATCCGGATGATCCGGAGCGCCGGATCGAAGAGTTTAAAGCCCTTGTCCAGGCGATTCATGACCGCGGCATGGGGGTTATTTTAGACGTGGTATTCAATCACACCGCCGATCTAAGAATATTTGAGGATCTGGCTCCCGGGTACTACCACTTCATGGATGCCGACGGAACACCCCGAACCAGTTTTGGCGGCGGTCGTCTCGGTACCACCCATGCGATGAGCCGGAAGGTGATGGTTGATGCCCTTTCCTATTGGACCAGGGAGTTCAAAGTTGATGGATTCCGTTTCGATATGATGGGTGATCATGATGCAGAATCCGTACAGGCAGCATACGATGCCGTCAAAGCCCTGAACCCGAATATTGTAGTGATTGGGGAAGGATGGCGGACCTATGCAGGCGATGCCGGGGATCCCCGGCAGCCCGCCGATCAGGATTGGATGGCCCATACCGACGGGGTAGCAGTGTTCTCCGATGAGATTCGGAACGAACTCAAATCCGGTTTCGGCAGTGAGGGGCAGCCCCGGTTCATTACCGGCGGTCCGCGGAATATTCAACAGATTTTTGACAATATCAAAGCACAGCCTCATAATTTCACCGCCGATGATCCCGGTGACGTGGTTCCCTATATCGCAGCCCACGACAACCTGACCCTCCACGACGTCATTGCCCAATCGATCCGTAAAGATCCCGATGTTCCCGAAAACAACCGGGAAATCCACCAGAGAATCCGGATCGGTAATGCCATGGTGCTAACCAGCCAAGGTGTTGCCTTCATCCATGCCGGGCAGGAATACGGGCGAACAAAACAGTGGCGTGCCCCGGGGAAACCCGAACACAAGGACACCCGGATGACGAACCGAGATGGCAGTCCCTTTGCCTACCCGTATTTTGTCCACGACTCCTACGATTCTTCAGACATCATCAATATGTTTGACTGGGCAAAGGCTACCGATCCCCAGGCATATCCGGAGAACAACCTCACAAGAGCCTACACCGCAGGTCTCATATCCCTACGCCGCTCCACCGATGCCTTCCGCCTCGGGACAAAAGAGCTGGTAGAGGCTAATGTCCAGCTTCTGGACATACCAGAGGTCCGGGCTGTGGATCTCGTATTACCCTTCAGTGCGAAGGCTACCAACGGCGATGTGTACTATGTATTCATCAATGCGGATACCAAGGTCCGAACCCTCAGTCTCGATCAGGATCTCCGGGACGGCACCGTGGTAGTGGACAATGATGAAGCCGGACCTGCAGGGGTTGCCGATCCCTCCGGGTTCAGGTTGGGAGCAGGGAACATCACCCTCGATCCCCTGACCGTTGTTATAGTTCGAAAATAAGGCACCTCCCCCTGCCTTGCCCGGCCTTCCTCGGAGGGCCGGGCTTTTTAGTTCCAGGCTTTTTTAGTTCCGGGCCTGTTTAGTTCCGGGCTTTTTGGGGAGGGTGGAGCACCCAGGGGTGGTATGACTCATGTAAGGGGTGCTTGCCGGTGACCTGCTCTAGGACTATCGCCGCCCTTGGGCAAATGGCACAACCCTGTACCCACTACCAAGGGCTATCTATGAGCGATCGCTATTCCGAAGCCAGGGATGAGAGGAACCCTGAAACCCTATCAAAAACAACCCCACGCTCAGGTTCATCCATATTAAAAATTGTATGCGGATAGTCTTTAAGCAGCCCCACCTCCACCTCCGGCACCACAGAGGTGAGAATTTCAATGTTACGCTCCCATTCCACCACCGTATCGGCAGTGCCCTGAATCAAGAGCATAGATCCAGTATAGCCCCCCACCAATCTCCCGTTATAGAGGTCCGGTTGACGGTGATGTACCCACCTGATGTATGCTTCGAGCCAGGAGGGATGGTACACCGGTTCATACAGCGGATCTCCCTGCAGGGTAAACCGGATATACTCATCGCTGGTGCTCACCCCGGGACTAAAGGCGGCTAATTGCTGCATCCACCCAGTTAGATGAATGGAATGGTTACCTGCCAAACGGTTGAACACCCATCGTAATTCCCGGGACGGAAGGTCGATCAACGGCGCGCCCAAAATAATACCCCGGGGAAGGGTTTCCAGGATCTTCTCCGGATTCTCCCCAAGGTGGTACTGGATGAGTAGCTCCAGTATGGCAGTACAGCCGGTACTGTGGCCAATCATGACGAAGGGCCCCTCAGACTCCCCTGTAAGCTTTACCCACACCGTCCGGACCGCTTCGGCGTACTGGCGAAAATCGTCTATTGCATACCGCCCCCCCGTAGACATTCCGTGACCCGGTAGATCCATAAGCCACACCCGCCATCCCTTGTTCACCAGATGGGATGTAAGCTCTGCCATATGCCCGCCATGGGCGGTGTAGCCGTGGATCACCAGCACCGATCCCTTCACCCCGATCCCCTCGGGGGGATGGTGGGTGCTCACAAAAACCTGGTACTCATCGGTGCTCAGATACCCGGCCCGCTGCAGGGTGCTATCCAAGGTAAAGGTCGATGCATAGGCTCTCAGGTTGTCAAATCCGCTAATCGACACCAACTCCGGAGAGCTGTCAATGAGATCGGATTTAAGATGGTCCAAGGTAACACAGACTTCTGGCGGGAAATCCTGGGGGATGCTGGTGCATCCTGCGAGGGTTATACTGAAAAGCAGTATGAGTAACCAAAGCCGGGAGCAAAAAAACCGGCTCAAGGAATCGAGCCGTACAACCCCCATAGTCGCCCCCAACCAAGCTTCTCCCCTCAAAGCCCTTCCTTGACCCGGAATTTCATCCATTTTCCCCTGTTTCATACATTCTCCATTTACCGTAAAGAGCCTCTCAAGACCAAAGAAGGTGAGTCCAAGAGCGTAACCTACACCGGAACGGTGCCGTGCTAACCAGGCACGAGATCCAAGGGTCGGTTGTCAGTCACCATGGTTACAACCCCTGACTATAAGAAAAATATAGTGCGCAAAAGCGTGTAAACTACGCCAGATTTAGCGGCGCCACCCCGGTTTCAACCCCAGGAATAGTGCCGTCGAGGGGCAGGGTTACAACCTTTTGCGCACTATTTAAGAAAAAAACAGGTTAACGCCCTAGTTTAAGCTCCAGTTAAGATTGAGATGCTATAATCCAAGTCATGAATGGCAGCACGAACATACTAATCGTTGAAGACAATCTCCAGCTTAGAAAATACATCGGAAAGACCCTAGAATCCAGCGGCTATCTCGTAACCCTTGCAGATTCCGGTGAGTCGGCCATCTCGAGACTCCGTCATGAAGACTTTGACCTTGTCCTGCTAGATCTCATGCTAGGCGATACCCACGGTCTCGAGATCCTCAAGCTCATCCGTCGGCAGAATGAATTTCTGCCGGTAATCATCGTGTCTACCTGTACCGATGTCTCCGTGAAGGTGGATGGATTTCAAATCGGCTGCGATGACTACCTGACGAAGCCAT
Protein-coding regions in this window:
- a CDS encoding putative manganese-dependent inorganic diphosphatase, with the translated sequence MKQPVYVTGHINPDMDCTVASYSYAYLKAKLDNSRTFIPIRCGALNDQTKAAFKKANIAPPELYKNLYATVGDVVKTEYMALKPESPILEAARIFYQENISLLPILKDEDYVGSISVNEVSSYLVSQSSMGRPMHEFLVDNIPHVIPGVFLKRGAEHSFKAPIMTGAMPFDVYLTRMNDLMTKPILVVGNRQKILQHAIENELPAIVITGLDDPDQLSVDISAYPGTVFLSNADTAESIRLLRMSVPVYTIANKSLPKVQQDMGFEEAKHLLMDSEHRGLPVFEGDRFIGIVTRRSFIEKPVKDLIMVDHNEIHQSITGADEARIVEIIDHHRFGAEKTLMPIYIASKPVGSSSTIVFQHFKMHGIYMPPHIALLLFSGIISDTVNMKSPTATSEDATALQELAAVTGLNPDEYAKEMFSQLKALEERDPREVVLADFKTYSQFGKSVGIGQVEVISLEGVQELVSGFQEALASVAKEKHLDWTMLLITDVMKQDSYLVSQGPDQLEGGLLYQRLDEGIFFLPQILSRKKQVLPEILRVLEDQSK
- a CDS encoding alpha/beta hydrolase, with the protein product MKQGKMDEIPGQGRALRGEAWLGATMGVVRLDSLSRFFCSRLWLLILLFSITLAGCTSIPQDFPPEVCVTLDHLKSDLIDSSPELVSISGFDNLRAYASTFTLDSTLQRAGYLSTDEYQVFVSTHHPPEGIGVKGSVLVIHGYTAHGGHMAELTSHLVNKGWRVWLMDLPGHGMSTGGRYAIDDFRQYAEAVRTVWVKLTGESEGPFVMIGHSTGCTAILELLIQYHLGENPEKILETLPRGIILGAPLIDLPSRELRWVFNRLAGNHSIHLTGWMQQLAAFSPGVSTSDEYIRFTLQGDPLYEPVYHPSWLEAYIRWVHHRQPDLYNGRLVGGYTGSMLLIQGTADTVVEWERNIEILTSVVPEVEVGLLKDYPHTIFNMDEPERGVVFDRVSGFLSSLASE
- a CDS encoding pullulanase encodes the protein MKSKLRFVIGLLAVLFLAVSCASAPGTVDGAQAAGEVQAAAAIPENTVRVHYQRTDGNYENYVLWIWNDTTWESDGGWPNGLEKAGVDSYGAYYDVPVKSDAMKLGMVVVEKTLGDAGKDGGDKIIDFNFPAVRELWLVEGSDEVMLTKPVQIPENTLRVHYTRDDGNYENYVLWIWNDTTWESADGWPEGLPKTGIDEFGAYYDIPLKEGASQVGFLAVDRTLGDSGKDGGDKSFAMLDQYNRVWIRQGDDEVYVTPSYAKPVGIVSATVASNSSIKATFISTQGLKADDLVQDLAIEQADGTMVIPSGVEVKADGKTIEISLPIDIDLAPYTVTYDEKTVTATVGWQYVDGEYAYDGELGPFLQNDGSALLKMWSPMVARVSVVLYDKDDQDRVIRDDIPMTKGDDGVWSVVLDSGNTGVSNLRGYYYHYKVDASGDGNTRLALDPYAKSMAPFNNAIYEIGKGAITADVAAIGPRLEYASIPGFTKEEDAIIWEAHVRDLTVDPSIEGELSAPFGTFQAIIDRLEYIQSLGVTHIQLLPVMSYKWGDDYATRQREMEYSAKDNNYNWGYDPHSYFSLSGMYSENPDDPERRIEEFKALVQAIHDRGMGVILDVVFNHTADLRIFEDLAPGYYHFMDADGTPRTSFGGGRLGTTHAMSRKVMVDALSYWTREFKVDGFRFDMMGDHDAESVQAAYDAVKALNPNIVVIGEGWRTYAGDAGDPRQPADQDWMAHTDGVAVFSDEIRNELKSGFGSEGQPRFITGGPRNIQQIFDNIKAQPHNFTADDPGDVVPYIAAHDNLTLHDVIAQSIRKDPDVPENNREIHQRIRIGNAMVLTSQGVAFIHAGQEYGRTKQWRAPGKPEHKDTRMTNRDGSPFAYPYFVHDSYDSSDIINMFDWAKATDPQAYPENNLTRAYTAGLISLRRSTDAFRLGTKELVEANVQLLDIPEVRAVDLVLPFSAKATNGDVYYVFINADTKVRTLSLDQDLRDGTVVVDNDEAGPAGVADPSGFRLGAGNITLDPLTVVIVRK
- a CDS encoding Hsp20/alpha crystallin family protein, yielding MNLVRRTKDPWNPARDFQELQEQINSLFDFGYPEMSGLFDRHLSPPVDILEEDEGFLVTVDVPGVDKEDLDIAITRNILTVKGIKHAESKQKNRKSYRSESWSGSFQRTLSLPESVDPDKVEAQLKNGVLSIRVAKREELKPRQIAIQVR
- a CDS encoding Hsp20/alpha crystallin family protein, with the translated sequence MANKIVKQDTSPKDARTDTSRRMINPLADICEEEGSVLVRLEMPGVEKADLDIQVEGSQLRIQAEKPQDERPQGRYVLRERPVGRYSKTYTLDETIDPEKITASMSRGVLTLELGMKEAVKPRKIQIS